In Argiope bruennichi chromosome 4, qqArgBrue1.1, whole genome shotgun sequence, a single window of DNA contains:
- the LOC129966426 gene encoding uncharacterized protein LOC129966426 → MLEASGARTGEEIKISQLSPFAVEKALKGIGGSPKSVKKLRSGDLLIETTSALQTKSFLQAKSFLNHPVSVTLHRTLNFCRGVISEKELLNSPESEILDGLASQGVIAVKRIFMKKGNTLVATNSIVLTFNTTKLPSSIKAGYLNCKVRPYIPNPIRCYNCQRFGHSKTACRGTQTCSRCATAGHQANECTADPQCVNCKQAHQSDSRDVHNGN, encoded by the exons ATGTTAGAAGCTTCTGGTGCTAGGACTGGAGAAGAAAT AAAAATATCTCAATTATCTCCTTTTGCCGTTGAAAAAGCTTTGAAAGGTATTGGCGGTAGTCCAAAATCAGTCAAGAAACTTCGGTCGGGCGACTTATTGATCGAAACAACTTCTGCTCTTCAAACCAAATCCTTTTTGcaagcaaaatcatttttaaatcatccagTTTCTGTAACACTTCATCGAACACTTAATTTCTGCCGTGGTGTTATATCTGAAAAGGAACTCTTGAATTCTCCAGAAAGTGAAATTCTTGATGGCCTTGCCAGCCAAGGTGTAATTGCAGTGAaacgcatttttatgaaaaaaggaaatactCTGGTTGCCACTAATAGTATTgtcttaacttttaatacaacGAAATTACCATCCAGCATTAAAGCAGGCTACTTAAACTGTAAAGTACGCCCTTATATACCTAATCCTATCAGGTGCTATAATTGCCAACGTTTCGGTCATTCCAAGACAGCTTGTAGAGGGACACAGACTTGTTCTAGATGTGCAACTGCTGGCCATCAAGCCAATGAGTGCACTGCAGACCCACAATGTGTAAATTGTAAACAAGCACATCAATCCGACTCTCGAGATGTCCACaatggaaattag